A region of Massilia sp. WG5 DNA encodes the following proteins:
- a CDS encoding bifunctional diguanylate cyclase/phosphodiesterase, with amino-acid sequence MLPASPAEVLRYPHVLYDHLPAGVVVHDADGRIVSANRQAHELLGLGEAPLRGMSPTTDAWTLLREDGSAMPPEEFPANVVLRTGQKLSGLIAGIVGSGPPRWVLTNAYPECDEAGRVQQVVVCFTDCTALKNTQQSLEKSEERLRLVLKGSTDAPWDWNLVTNEVYYSERWWNMLGYASGEGIEDSGAWRRLLHPADEVMIAEYLGDLLPSARDGYSLEFRLRHRDGHYVPVLSRGYVLRDDAGKAVRISGVNTDLTEQKRTERHIYELAYFDHLTGLPNRRFLIEELGHVVARGRRSRHYSALLYLDLDNFKLLNDTLGHDMGDMLLRQVAHRLRATVRDSDQLARLGGDEFVVVLEGLGSSPYDAAAEADRVVAKILSELSQPYQLGSAVFKSSASIGITLFDGNGINIDTLLKQADLAMYRAKADGRNNARFFDPSMQDAADRRAAFESAMRDGLSLGQFRLFCQPQFDRRGDLVGAEVLVRWQRDGQDLLGPDQFIGFAEESGLIRPLGFHVLEESCRALVRWQRDATLRRLKLSVNVSVHQMRDPGFPAAVTGILDDTGAFAQRLCLELTESVFAEDPHEITRKMLELRAQGICFALDDFGTGYSSLAYLKHFPLAALKIDRSFVRDVGVDPDSAPIVEAIIALANKLGLDIVAEGVEHEAQRRFLIQGGCSSMQGFLLGRPLPMAEFEHLYGAS; translated from the coding sequence ATGCTGCCCGCTTCCCCAGCCGAGGTATTACGCTATCCGCACGTCCTGTACGATCACCTGCCGGCTGGCGTGGTCGTCCATGATGCGGACGGACGGATCGTCTCCGCCAACCGCCAGGCCCATGAATTGCTCGGCCTTGGAGAAGCCCCGCTGCGAGGCATGAGCCCGACCACGGACGCCTGGACCTTGCTGCGCGAAGACGGCTCGGCGATGCCGCCGGAGGAATTTCCTGCAAATGTCGTGCTGAGGACAGGGCAAAAGCTGTCCGGCCTGATCGCCGGCATCGTCGGTTCCGGTCCGCCACGCTGGGTGTTGACCAATGCTTACCCCGAGTGCGACGAAGCCGGCAGGGTCCAGCAGGTGGTGGTGTGCTTTACCGATTGCACGGCGCTGAAGAATACCCAGCAGTCACTGGAGAAGTCCGAAGAACGATTGCGGCTGGTGCTCAAGGGGTCGACCGATGCTCCCTGGGACTGGAACCTGGTCACCAATGAGGTGTATTACTCGGAGCGCTGGTGGAATATGCTTGGCTACGCCAGCGGCGAGGGCATCGAGGATTCCGGCGCCTGGCGCCGCCTGTTGCATCCGGCCGACGAGGTGATGATCGCCGAGTATCTTGGCGACCTGCTGCCCAGCGCGCGCGACGGCTACAGTCTCGAGTTCCGGCTGCGCCATCGCGACGGACATTATGTCCCGGTACTGTCGAGGGGTTACGTGCTGCGCGACGATGCCGGCAAGGCCGTGCGGATCTCCGGCGTGAATACCGATCTGACGGAGCAGAAGCGCACCGAACGGCACATCTACGAACTGGCTTACTTCGATCACCTGACCGGCCTGCCCAACCGCCGCTTCCTGATCGAAGAGCTCGGGCACGTCGTGGCGCGTGGCAGGCGCTCGCGCCACTACAGCGCGCTGCTCTACCTCGACCTGGACAACTTCAAGTTGCTCAACGATACACTCGGCCACGACATGGGCGACATGCTCTTGCGCCAGGTGGCGCATCGCTTGCGCGCTACCGTGCGCGACAGCGACCAGCTGGCCCGGCTCGGCGGCGACGAGTTCGTCGTCGTGCTGGAAGGACTGGGCAGCTCGCCCTACGATGCGGCAGCCGAGGCCGACCGGGTGGTGGCCAAGATCCTGTCGGAGCTGAGCCAGCCATACCAGCTCGGCTCGGCGGTGTTCAAGAGCTCGGCCAGTATCGGCATCACCTTGTTCGACGGGAATGGCATCAATATCGACACCCTGCTCAAGCAGGCCGACCTTGCCATGTATCGCGCCAAGGCGGACGGACGCAACAATGCCCGTTTCTTCGATCCCAGCATGCAGGACGCGGCTGACCGCCGCGCAGCCTTCGAGTCGGCAATGCGCGACGGCCTTTCCCTGGGCCAGTTCCGCCTGTTCTGCCAGCCGCAGTTCGATCGCCGCGGGGACCTGGTCGGGGCCGAAGTGCTGGTTCGCTGGCAGCGCGACGGCCAGGATTTGCTCGGACCGGACCAGTTCATCGGCTTTGCCGAAGAGTCGGGTCTCATCCGTCCGCTCGGCTTTCACGTACTCGAGGAGAGCTGTCGTGCGCTGGTGCGCTGGCAGCGCGACGCCACGCTGCGGCGGCTGAAGCTGTCGGTGAATGTCAGCGTGCACCAGATGCGCGACCCCGGGTTTCCGGCGGCGGTCACCGGGATCCTCGACGACACCGGCGCCTTTGCGCAGCGGCTGTGCCTGGAGCTGACCGAAAGCGTGTTTGCCGAAGACCCGCACGAGATTACGCGCAAGATGCTTGAGCTGCGCGCGCAGGGCATCTGCTTTGCGCTGGACGATTTCGGCACCGGTTATTCCTCGCTGGCCTATCTCAAGCATTTCCCCCTGGCAGCGCTGAAGATCGACCGCTCCTTCGTGCGCGACGTCGGTGTCGA